Proteins encoded together in one Kutzneria kofuensis window:
- a CDS encoding TetR/AcrR family transcriptional regulator has translation MPRRSQEERTRSTRSALTAAARTLFAERGYAAVSTDEIVRAAGVTRGALYHHYADKQALFRDVFEQLEGEITAEIDTVFAAESDHLAAMAAGVTRFLDICQRPEVLRIGLTDAPAVLGWSAWREIEARHGLRVITDKLAAAVADGLVATPSVPALAQLVLSAVIEAALMIANGADREPTQQALTTLLLGLVTK, from the coding sequence GTGCCACGTCGTAGCCAGGAGGAACGCACCCGCTCCACCCGGTCCGCCCTCACCGCCGCCGCCCGGACCCTGTTCGCCGAGCGCGGCTACGCCGCCGTGTCCACCGACGAGATCGTCCGGGCCGCCGGCGTCACGCGCGGGGCGCTCTACCACCACTACGCCGACAAGCAGGCCCTGTTCCGGGACGTGTTCGAGCAGCTGGAAGGCGAGATCACCGCGGAGATCGACACGGTGTTCGCGGCCGAGTCCGACCACCTCGCCGCCATGGCCGCCGGCGTCACCCGCTTCCTCGACATCTGCCAGCGGCCCGAGGTCCTGCGCATCGGCCTCACCGACGCGCCGGCCGTGCTCGGCTGGTCGGCCTGGCGGGAGATCGAGGCCCGGCACGGCCTGCGCGTGATCACCGACAAGCTCGCCGCCGCCGTCGCCGACGGCCTGGTCGCCACCCCGTCCGTGCCGGCCCTGGCCCAACTCGTGCTCAGCGCCGTCATCGAGGCCGCGCTCATGATCGCCAACGGCGCCGACCGCGAGCCCACCCAGCAGGCCCTGACGACCCTGCTGCTCGGCCTGGTCACGAAGTAG
- a CDS encoding Gfo/Idh/MocA family protein, with translation MRVAVLSFAHERAETYARLLHARPDVELLIADPEGSPENQEKARAVAAELGVSYVDEWDDVLEWLPIAVVVTTEVERRPEIVERLAEAEAFVLCEQPLALKEAAVKEMVDNCDMGGVRLTLASPACYGGAFDTVRKGIADGIVGTLTTIHGSYNTRPTDGGALAANAPVLLDVVDTVLGGEPARQVYAQTNSILSGRSDVESAAVVTVTYANGVVASFDCSWSQEPTAGPVVSFVGDKATVEYTASPRMLGGVDTAGHRRELGGGDQISAMLTDFLGTVETRAGSGPDGQAALRTQRVIQAAYESAQTGQPVDLK, from the coding sequence ATGAGGGTCGCCGTCCTGTCCTTCGCGCACGAGCGCGCCGAGACCTACGCCCGGCTGCTGCACGCCCGGCCGGACGTGGAGCTGCTCATCGCGGACCCCGAGGGTTCGCCGGAGAACCAGGAGAAGGCCCGGGCCGTCGCCGCCGAGCTCGGCGTGTCCTATGTGGACGAGTGGGACGACGTGCTGGAGTGGCTGCCGATCGCGGTGGTGGTGACCACCGAGGTGGAGCGCCGCCCCGAGATCGTCGAGCGGCTGGCCGAGGCCGAGGCGTTCGTGCTGTGCGAACAGCCGCTGGCGCTCAAGGAAGCGGCCGTCAAGGAGATGGTCGACAACTGCGACATGGGCGGCGTCCGGCTGACGCTGGCGTCCCCGGCCTGCTACGGCGGCGCGTTCGACACGGTGCGCAAGGGAATCGCCGACGGCATCGTCGGCACGCTGACCACGATCCACGGCTCGTACAACACCAGGCCGACGGACGGCGGGGCGCTGGCGGCCAACGCACCGGTCCTGCTCGACGTGGTGGACACGGTGCTCGGCGGCGAGCCCGCGCGGCAGGTCTACGCGCAGACCAACAGCATCCTCAGTGGACGGTCGGACGTCGAGAGCGCCGCGGTCGTCACGGTGACGTACGCCAACGGCGTCGTCGCCTCGTTCGACTGCAGCTGGAGCCAGGAGCCGACGGCCGGCCCGGTCGTGAGCTTCGTCGGCGACAAGGCGACCGTGGAGTACACCGCCTCGCCGCGCATGCTCGGCGGCGTCGACACCGCCGGCCATCGGCGGGAACTCGGCGGCGGCGACCAGATTTCGGCCATGCTGACGGATTTCCTCGGCACGGTCGAGACCCGTGCGGGCAGCGGACCGGACGGCCAGGCCGCGCTGCGCACCCAGCGCGTCATCCAGGCCGCCTACGAGTCGGCGCAGACCGGACAGCCTGTCGATCTCAAGTGA
- a CDS encoding Gfo/Idh/MocA family protein translates to MRQLEVALIGAGLIARFHLDAWIGAGVAVRVYSDDGRAADLAREFGATAVDSLAAALDGADAVDICTPTGTHHEIAMAAIAKGVGIVVEKPLSASTAEAEAIVDAAERAGVRLYAAHDVRFAAPFARLHELVASGGIGDAAVARFHFSAYHPRPWTGHATAQSGGILTDQMLHGVDLAYWIFGEVVRVHASYQGELATPAPEGAAATGTAVLTHAGGAISHVVSRWTSTPKPPVRVAYHVSGSAGTVSYDSEWPQEVRVTAGEAENFGYAGESVFVNEMREFAQAFAGGPEPRVGARDALAAVRITQAAAESAWTGRAVELPVKGNA, encoded by the coding sequence ATGCGACAGCTTGAGGTGGCACTGATCGGCGCGGGGCTGATCGCGCGGTTCCACCTGGACGCGTGGATCGGCGCCGGCGTGGCGGTCCGGGTGTACTCGGACGACGGCCGCGCGGCGGACCTCGCGCGGGAGTTCGGTGCCACGGCTGTCGACTCGCTGGCGGCGGCGCTGGACGGCGCGGACGCGGTGGACATCTGCACGCCGACGGGAACCCACCACGAGATCGCGATGGCGGCGATCGCCAAGGGCGTGGGCATCGTGGTGGAGAAGCCGCTGTCGGCCAGCACGGCCGAGGCGGAGGCGATCGTCGACGCGGCGGAGCGGGCGGGAGTCCGGCTGTACGCGGCCCACGACGTGCGGTTCGCGGCGCCGTTCGCCCGGCTGCACGAACTGGTGGCATCGGGCGGCATCGGCGATGCGGCGGTGGCCCGCTTCCACTTCTCGGCCTACCACCCGCGCCCCTGGACGGGCCACGCGACGGCGCAGTCGGGCGGCATCCTGACCGACCAGATGCTGCACGGTGTGGACCTGGCGTACTGGATCTTCGGCGAGGTCGTCCGGGTGCACGCCAGCTACCAGGGCGAACTCGCCACCCCGGCCCCGGAGGGCGCGGCGGCGACCGGAACGGCGGTGCTCACCCACGCCGGCGGCGCGATCAGCCACGTGGTGAGCCGCTGGACGTCGACGCCGAAACCGCCCGTCCGCGTGGCGTACCACGTCTCCGGCAGCGCCGGGACCGTCAGCTACGACTCCGAGTGGCCCCAGGAGGTTCGGGTGACCGCCGGCGAGGCCGAGAACTTCGGCTACGCCGGGGAGTCGGTGTTCGTCAACGAGATGCGTGAGTTCGCGCAGGCCTTCGCCGGTGGCCCCGAGCCGCGCGTCGGGGCCAGGGACGCGCTGGCCGCGGTCCGGATCACCCAGGCCGCCGCGGAGTCCGCGTGGACGGGGCGTGCCGTCGAACTGCCGGTGAAGGGAAACGCATGA
- a CDS encoding cytochrome P450, translated as MTDAISFEEPWARIDKFDPPAVFDSLRAERPLAKMVYPDGHIGWIVSSYELVREVLSDPKFSHSCEVGHFPVTHQGQVIPTHPLIPGMFIHMDPPEHTRYRSLLTGEFTVRRTARLAPHVEAVAAEQIEVMREHGAPADLVKTFAKPLVLRVLSQMVGLPYEERDRYLHAVTLLHDAEADPAEAAAAYQVAQAFFDEVVERRRKQPEDDLISALVADEDLTDEERRNIIALLLFAGYETTESALAVGVFALLHHQDQLAALRADPDKLDGAIEELLRYLTVNQYHTYRTALEDTKLNGEVIKKGDTVTVSLPAANRDPAKFACPAELDIERETSGHVAFGFGVHQCLGQNLARVELRVGLSALLRAFPDLRLAVSADEVPLRLKGSVFAVQNLPVAW; from the coding sequence ATGACCGACGCCATTTCCTTCGAGGAGCCGTGGGCCCGGATCGACAAGTTCGATCCGCCCGCGGTGTTCGACTCGCTGCGCGCAGAACGTCCCCTCGCCAAGATGGTCTACCCGGACGGCCACATCGGCTGGATCGTGTCCAGCTACGAGCTGGTGCGGGAGGTGCTGAGCGACCCGAAGTTCAGCCACAGCTGCGAGGTCGGGCACTTCCCGGTGACCCACCAGGGCCAGGTCATCCCGACCCACCCGCTGATCCCCGGCATGTTCATCCACATGGACCCGCCGGAGCACACCCGGTACCGCAGCCTGCTCACCGGCGAGTTCACCGTCCGCCGCACGGCCCGGCTGGCCCCGCACGTGGAGGCGGTGGCGGCGGAGCAGATCGAGGTCATGCGTGAGCACGGCGCCCCCGCCGACCTGGTCAAGACGTTCGCGAAGCCGCTGGTGCTGCGGGTGCTGTCGCAGATGGTCGGCCTGCCGTACGAGGAGCGCGACCGGTACCTGCACGCGGTGACGCTGCTGCACGACGCGGAGGCCGACCCGGCCGAGGCGGCCGCCGCCTACCAGGTGGCGCAGGCGTTCTTCGACGAGGTCGTCGAGCGCCGCCGCAAGCAGCCCGAGGACGACCTGATCAGCGCCCTGGTCGCGGACGAGGACCTGACCGACGAAGAGCGGCGCAACATCATCGCGCTGCTGCTGTTCGCCGGCTACGAGACGACGGAGAGCGCGCTGGCCGTCGGCGTGTTCGCGCTGCTGCACCACCAGGACCAGCTCGCGGCGCTGCGGGCCGACCCGGACAAGCTCGACGGCGCGATCGAGGAACTCCTGCGCTACCTGACGGTGAACCAGTACCACACGTACCGCACCGCGCTGGAGGACACCAAGCTCAACGGCGAGGTGATCAAGAAGGGGGACACGGTCACGGTGTCGCTGCCGGCGGCCAACCGCGACCCGGCCAAGTTCGCCTGCCCGGCCGAGCTGGACATCGAGCGCGAGACCTCCGGTCACGTGGCGTTCGGCTTCGGCGTGCACCAGTGCCTCGGCCAGAACCTGGCCCGCGTCGAGCTGCGGGTCGGCCTGTCGGCACTGCTGCGGGCGTTCCCCGACCTCCGGCTGGCCGTCTCGGCCGACGAGGTTCCGTTGCGGCTGAAGGGCTCCGTCTTCGCGGTGCAGAACCTTCCGGTCGCCTGGTGA
- a CDS encoding DUF5988 family protein: MSATSVKIALSGGPVDLAAADRSVPEAELGQTLKIRHGAGYEHFVHDGERQTVDGCEVAVFRWAHRTKIAE; the protein is encoded by the coding sequence ATGAGTGCCACCTCGGTGAAGATCGCGTTGAGCGGCGGCCCGGTCGACCTGGCGGCGGCCGACCGCAGTGTGCCGGAGGCGGAATTGGGGCAGACACTCAAGATTCGCCACGGTGCCGGGTACGAGCACTTCGTCCACGACGGCGAGCGGCAGACGGTGGACGGGTGCGAGGTGGCGGTCTTCCGCTGGGCGCACCGCACGAAGATCGCCGAGTGA
- a CDS encoding alpha/beta fold hydrolase: protein MEIELGGSRLRYREVGSGPPVVFVHGLLVNGELWRKVVPVVAGAGYRCLVPDWPLGAHSVPVPRADLTPPGVAALIADFLDALDLRDVTLIANDTGGAITQLVMADHPERIGRVVLTPCDCFEAFFPSVFAPLPRFVRIPGATWLLVQALRLRALHRLPMTFGWVAKRQPPADVVDAYLLPSRRDAGVRADLRRFVSAVHNRHTLAAAERLRFFTRPVLLAWAREDRLFPVSLARRLAAVLPDARLELIDDSYTFVPEDQPQALGRAVVNFLGATS from the coding sequence ATGGAGATCGAGCTCGGCGGCAGCCGCCTCCGCTACCGGGAGGTCGGCTCGGGCCCGCCCGTCGTTTTCGTGCACGGACTGCTGGTCAACGGGGAGCTGTGGCGCAAGGTCGTGCCGGTCGTGGCCGGCGCCGGCTACCGGTGCCTCGTCCCCGACTGGCCGCTCGGCGCGCATTCCGTTCCGGTGCCGCGGGCCGACCTCACGCCGCCGGGAGTGGCGGCCCTGATCGCCGACTTCCTCGACGCCCTCGACCTTCGCGACGTCACCCTGATCGCCAACGACACCGGCGGCGCGATCACGCAGCTCGTGATGGCCGATCATCCGGAGCGCATCGGGCGGGTCGTGCTCACCCCGTGCGACTGCTTCGAGGCGTTCTTCCCCTCGGTGTTCGCCCCGCTGCCCCGGTTCGTGCGCATCCCCGGCGCCACCTGGCTGCTCGTCCAGGCCCTCCGGCTGCGGGCGTTGCACCGGTTGCCCATGACCTTCGGCTGGGTGGCCAAGCGGCAGCCGCCCGCCGACGTCGTCGACGCGTATCTGCTGCCCAGTCGCCGTGATGCCGGCGTGCGCGCCGACCTGCGCCGGTTCGTGTCGGCGGTGCACAACCGCCACACCCTCGCCGCCGCCGAGCGGCTGCGCTTCTTCACCCGTCCCGTGCTGCTCGCGTGGGCCCGGGAGGACCGGCTGTTCCCCGTCTCCCTCGCCCGCCGGCTGGCCGCCGTGCTGCCCGACGCCCGGCTGGAGTTGATCGACGACAGCTACACGTTCGTGCCCGAGGACCAGCCGCAGGCGCTGGGGCGGGCCGTGGTGAACTTTCTCGGTGCCACGTCGTAG